The following DNA comes from Mycobacterium sp. MS1601.
TGGGCTTCGTGAGGTGTAGCGGGTTGCCGCCGTTGAGCAGCCACCACGTCGCGACAGCGGCCCCGATCGCCAGGATCAGCAACGCCACCGGGATCACCGTCGGCCACTGCGCCCGCAACCAGAGCAGCTGATCCAAGGAGAACCGGCCGGCGCCGGTGAACAGCACCGCGATGGCGGCGATGGCAAGCAGGAACGGAACATTGAACGGGTTGGCCCAGAATGCGTCGCCGGCCACGTTGGCCGCCCAGGCGCACAGCATCGCGGCCGTCACGCCGCAGGCCGCCAGCGGTGTCAGGATGCCCAGTACCAGGGCGAGACCGCCGAGCAACTCCGTGGCTGTCACCATGATCGCGGCCACCATGGCGGGGCTCCAGCCGCCCTGGCTCATGTAGTCGGCGACGGTTCCGAAGTCGACGGCTTTGAGTGCGCCGGCCTGGATGACCGCCGCGCCTGCGCCCACTCTGAGGACCAGGACGCCGAAATCGCTGGTCGCCGGGTTGGTGCGGATCTCGATGTCATCCTCCATGCGGCATAACACTATTGGCGGCGCGGTTTCTTTGTCACGCTGAGTGAGGCGCACGGTAGACGCCCGAATCAGGTGAGCCTCAGCTATATTTTCGCCGTTAACTTATCGCTGATAAGTTCGGTGCCAGTTGAGGTGCCGGGAAGGAACCCACGTGCTGCACCGCATTGCCCTGATGGCGATCGCCGCTCCCAAGCGGATTCTCGCCGTCGCTGCCTTGCTGATGATCGGGGCCGCGGTCTTCGGTGTCCCCGTCACCAAAAGCCTGTCGGCGGGCGGATTCCAGGACCCCACCTCGGAGTCGGCACGCGCGACGCAACTGCTCACCGACAAGTTCGGCGTCGGTGACATGCAGCTGATCCTCACCATCGGCGGACCTGGTGGTGTGGACGATCCTGCTGCCCGCACCGTTGGCGAGGAGATCGTCAAGGTCATCGAGGACTCGCCGCACGCCGCCGACGTGGTGTCGGCGTGGACGTCGCCGTCCTCGGTGGCCAAGGACCTGGTGAACGA
Coding sequences within:
- a CDS encoding DoxX family protein → MEDDIEIRTNPATSDFGVLVLRVGAGAAVIQAGALKAVDFGTVADYMSQGGWSPAMVAAIMVTATELLGGLALVLGILTPLAACGVTAAMLCAWAANVAGDAFWANPFNVPFLLAIAAIAVLFTGAGRFSLDQLLWLRAQWPTVIPVALLILAIGAAVATWWLLNGGNPLHLTKPTA